A genomic window from Serratia liquefaciens includes:
- the fbp gene encoding class 1 fructose-bisphosphatase — protein sequence MKTLGEFIVEKQHDFSHATGELTALLSAIKLGAKIIHRDINKAGLVDILGTSGVSNVQGEVQMKLDLYANEKLKAALKARGEVAGIASEEEDEIVIFDGERAENAKYVVLMDPLDGSSNIDVNVSVGTIFSIYRRITPVGTPVTEEDFLQPGSAQVAAGYVVYGSSTMLVYTTGYGVHAFTYDPSLGVFCLSHEKVRFPASGNMYSINEGNYIKFPRGVKKYIKYCQEQDEATQRPYTSRYIGSLVADFHRNLLKGGIYIYPSTASHPQGKLRLLYECNPMAFLAEQAGGKASDGKNRILDITPVKLHQRAPFFVGTKSMVEDAERFIAENPDE from the coding sequence ATGAAAACGTTAGGCGAATTTATCGTCGAGAAACAGCACGACTTCTCACACGCCACCGGCGAGCTGACTGCGCTACTTTCTGCAATTAAACTGGGCGCCAAAATCATCCACCGCGATATCAACAAAGCGGGTCTGGTGGATATTCTGGGCACCAGCGGCGTTTCCAATGTACAGGGCGAAGTTCAGATGAAACTGGACCTGTACGCGAATGAAAAGCTGAAAGCAGCATTGAAAGCGCGCGGTGAAGTTGCGGGTATCGCTTCTGAAGAAGAAGATGAAATCGTGATATTCGACGGCGAGCGGGCTGAAAATGCCAAGTATGTGGTGCTGATGGATCCGTTGGACGGTTCGTCCAACATCGATGTCAACGTCTCGGTCGGTACGATTTTCTCTATCTATCGTCGCATTACCCCGGTCGGTACGCCAGTGACCGAAGAAGACTTCCTGCAGCCAGGCAGCGCACAGGTCGCCGCAGGCTACGTGGTTTACGGTTCATCCACCATGCTGGTGTACACCACCGGTTATGGCGTGCATGCCTTTACCTACGATCCTTCTCTGGGCGTGTTCTGCCTCTCCCACGAGAAAGTTCGCTTCCCAGCCAGCGGCAATATGTATTCCATCAACGAAGGTAACTACATCAAGTTCCCGCGCGGCGTGAAGAAATACATCAAATATTGTCAGGAACAGGACGAAGCTACGCAACGCCCTTATACCTCACGCTACATCGGTTCACTGGTTGCCGACTTCCACCGCAATCTGCTGAAAGGCGGAATCTACATTTATCCAAGCACCGCCAGCCACCCGCAAGGCAAGCTGCGCCTGCTGTACGAATGCAACCCGATGGCGTTCCTGGCGGAACAGGCCGGCGGTAAAGCCAGCGACGGTAAAAACCGTATTCTGGACATTACCCCGGTGAAACTGCACCAGCGCGCACCGTTCTTTGTCGGCACCAAATCGATGGTGGAAGACGCAGAGCGCTTTATCGCTGAGAACCCGGACGAATAA
- the mpl gene encoding UDP-N-acetylmuramate:L-alanyl-gamma-D-glutamyl-meso-diaminopimelate ligase, producing the protein MRIHILGICGTFMGGLAVLARSLGHEVTGSDANVYPPMSTLLEKEGIDLIQGYDPAQLDPAPDLVIIGNAMTRGNPCVEAVLERGIPYVSGPQWLHDYVLRDRWVLAVAGTHGKTTTAGMATWILESCGYQPGFVIGGVPGNFDVSARLGGSPFFVIEADEYDCAFFDKRSKFVHYSPRTLIMNNLEFDHADIFDDLKAIQKQFHHLVRLVPGKGKIILPDNDNHLKQVMAMGCWSEQELVGEEGAWRAQKLTPDASHYAVFLDGEQVGEVKWSLVGEHNMHNGLMAIAATRHVGVLPADACRALGEFINARRRLELRGEAHGVTVYDDFAHHPTAILATLAALRGKVGGTARILAVLEPRSNTMKMGISKNDLAPSLGRADEVFLFQPHHIPWQVAEVAEACVQPAHWSADLDTLVDMIVKTAQPGDHILVMSNGGFGGIHDRLLEALARKSEPKVTY; encoded by the coding sequence ATGCGCATTCACATTCTTGGGATCTGTGGCACCTTTATGGGCGGACTGGCGGTGCTGGCTCGTTCGCTGGGGCATGAGGTGACCGGCTCTGACGCTAATGTCTATCCGCCGATGAGCACGCTGCTGGAGAAGGAAGGGATCGACCTGATCCAGGGCTACGATCCTGCTCAGTTGGATCCGGCGCCGGATCTGGTGATCATCGGTAACGCCATGACGCGGGGCAATCCTTGTGTTGAGGCGGTACTGGAACGAGGGATCCCTTACGTTTCTGGCCCACAGTGGCTGCATGATTATGTGCTGCGCGATCGCTGGGTGCTGGCCGTTGCCGGCACCCACGGCAAGACCACTACCGCCGGTATGGCAACCTGGATCCTGGAATCCTGCGGCTATCAGCCGGGTTTTGTCATCGGCGGTGTTCCGGGCAACTTTGACGTTTCTGCCCGTCTGGGCGGCAGCCCGTTCTTTGTGATCGAAGCCGATGAATATGATTGCGCGTTCTTCGACAAGCGTTCCAAGTTTGTGCATTACAGCCCGCGTACGCTGATCATGAACAACCTTGAGTTTGATCACGCCGATATCTTCGACGATCTGAAAGCGATCCAGAAACAGTTTCACCATCTGGTACGCCTGGTGCCGGGCAAGGGCAAGATCATTTTGCCTGATAACGACAACCACCTGAAACAGGTGATGGCGATGGGCTGTTGGAGTGAGCAAGAGCTGGTCGGGGAAGAGGGCGCATGGCGCGCTCAAAAATTAACGCCGGACGCCAGCCATTATGCGGTGTTCCTCGACGGTGAGCAGGTGGGCGAAGTGAAGTGGTCGCTGGTGGGCGAACACAACATGCATAACGGTTTGATGGCTATTGCTGCCACGCGCCACGTTGGTGTGCTGCCAGCCGATGCTTGCCGCGCGCTCGGTGAGTTTATCAATGCTCGCCGCCGTCTGGAACTGCGCGGTGAAGCCCATGGCGTTACGGTGTATGACGATTTTGCCCATCACCCAACGGCGATCCTGGCGACGTTGGCCGCATTACGCGGCAAGGTTGGCGGTACCGCGCGTATTTTGGCCGTGCTCGAGCCGCGTTCCAATACCATGAAAATGGGGATCAGCAAGAACGATTTGGCACCGTCTCTGGGCCGTGCCGATGAAGTCTTCCTGTTCCAACCGCACCATATTCCCTGGCAGGTGGCGGAAGTCGCGGAGGCCTGTGTACAGCCGGCCCACTGGAGTGCCGATCTCGACACGCTGGTGGACATGATCG